One Stratiformator vulcanicus genomic window, TTAGTCGCAGCCGCGCTATTTCTTTGCTCGTCAGCAGTGTTGGCCGAAGACTGGGAGCCGCTGAAGACGACCTCGCCGCCGCGAGAAGAGCCGTCCGAGCCGATCGTGAGAATGACGTTCGCCAACCAAGGGTGGCCGTCGGTTCTCAGAAGCATTGCGGCGCAAAGCGACTCACATTTGGTAATGGACCGAGCCCCCGGTGGACGCTGGTCGCGCACTGACCTGCACGAATACTCACGCGGCGAAGCGGTTCGCATCATCAACCGCGAGCTCGAAGAGCAGAACTTCCGGGTGATCGAGCAGGGTTCGTATCTCGTCGTCCTCGATCTCACTAGTCTGCGGGCCCGTTACCGTCGGCCTCAATTGTTGGGAGAATCGAAGGCGGCCGCCGATCGATTGCCGCCGGCAGGGGAAGCAGGGCAATACGACGTCAAACGCAAAAGCAATCGACCGATGCAACGCCGAACGACGGTGTCGCCGATTCGGCCGGTGGGAACGACAAACGAGTTCGAGTCGAACGCGGTTAAAAATGCGGCTGTCGAGACCGAAACATCGGGCAACGACATCGGTAATTCGGAACTAGTCACAATCGCGGTCGAACCAAACTCCGATCCGGTTCGATTGGCAAAGAAAACACATCGAATTTTCGAGTCGCGTGCCAAACTGGTCAACACTGGTGTCGCCGGGCTGCCCTCGTTCGAGGTCTACCGAACGGCTCAAGAGACGCAATCGTCTGAAGCGGCATCTTCAAAGCCGCTGTTCGAGGTCGGCATCGACGAATCAGGCGGTCGGCTCGTAATTAGAGGACAACGGGCGGAGACCGATTCTCTCTTGCGGTTGCTCGAAGGACTTGACGCTCCGTCGACGCCAGGCGGCGAGGTCTTTCGCGCCACGAGTTCCGAAACCGGTGGCCGGAAATTGGCGACCCGAGTCGGAACGCTCGTCGCACAATTGCAGCAGCAGGGCGAACCCGCTCGACCGGGCACAGCGCCAGGAAACGATCGCGGGAACAATCCGTTCGAACCGGAGCCGTTCTTCGAAACGCAGCAAAATTCGCAGCAACAGCCAGACGCTTCTCCGTCGCGACCGAACGAAGACACGACGGCAATTCCCGCCGATACCGACGACCCCAAATTAAAGTCTTTAATTGAATCGCTGCGGGGCGACGTCTCGGTTGAGGCGGTGCCTGATCTGGGCGTTTTGGTTCTTCGTGGTAACGAAGCCGATGTCGAAGCGGTCATGGAAGTCGTACGCACGCTGGAGCAGGTCAGCCAGGGTGCGGTCCCCAGTATTCATCTATTAAATCTAAGGCATGTCGACTCTCGAGCGATGGCTGAACTGCTCACAGCGGTCTATGAACAACTCTCGACGTTGCGGGCCAGAGGCGGAGATGTCCGTCAGACCGTAGCTGCGATCCCAGTGGTTAAGCCGAACGCCGTCATCCTGATGGCGAACGAAGACGACATGCCCCCATTGCTGGAACTGGCAAACGAACTCGATCAACCGGTCCGACCCGAAACTGAATTCGAAGTCTTCTATTTAAAGAATGCGGTCCCCGCGCAGGTCGAGGCATTGCTGGAAGACTTTTATGCAGAGCGGGGCGGCCTTGGCACTCGCGTAACAATCACTCCACACATTCGAACCAACTCGGTGATCGTGCAGGCTCGACCTCGTGACCTCGATGAGATCGCCGCACTTATTAAGAAGATCGACCGCGGCGAGTCCGAAGCGGTCAGCCGAATGACTGTATTTCCGCTGAAGCACGCCGTAGCGATCGAACTCGTCGATGTCGTCAACGCCACGCTTCAAAACGCGATCGGCCCGCCGACGCAACCAACCGGAGGATTTGGGGGAGCGGGTGGCGGAGCCGCCGGGGCGACCCAGTTAGATCAGCAGTTCCGCGACGCCCGTGCGACAGTGCTGGAGTTCCTGTCGCAGGACGGCGAATCGGGGCGGCTCGTGCGATCAGGCATTCTGGCGGATATACGCATCACCGCCGACCCGCGGACCAATAGTTTGCTCGTGACAGCACCGGAAAATAGCCTGGACCTCATCGGAGCAATCATCCGGCAACTCGATCGCCCATCGGAAATGGTCGCTGAAATTAAAGTCTTTACGCTGGTCAATAGCGATGCCGCAGCCATGTCGGAACTGCTATTAGATTTGTTTAATGCAGAGACGCAGGCGGGCAGCCAGCAGGGCGGACTCGGCGTGCAAGTGGCCGGCGCATCAGATGCAGGCAGCGGACTGATTCCACTCCGCTTTTCAGTCGATACCCGCACGAACAGCATCCTCGCAATTGGAGGACTCGACGCGCTGCGCATCGTCGAGGCCATCATTTTACGACTTGACCAGTCGGATGTCCGCCAGCGGAAGACGACCGTCGTTAAACTTCGCAACAGCCCGGCCCTCGAAGTCGCGACCGCCATTAATGAGTTCCTTCAAGGACAGCGTGATCTTGCAACCGTTGACCCAGAACTGATCAGCACCGTCGAGCTCTTAGAGCGCGAAGTCATCGTCGTGCCCGAGATTGTGAGCAACAGCCTTCTGATCAGCTCGACGCCACGATATTACGAAGACATCTTAAATCTGATCGCGCGACTCGACGAAGCCCCGGCTCAAGTCAATATCCAAGCCCTGCTCGTTGAGGTCGAACTTCAAAACACCGATGAATTCGGCGTCGAACTCGGACTTCAAGACTCAGTCCTGTTCAATCGCAGCGTGATCCCGGCTGACGGGATCACAACCATTGCCGAGACCTTTACCTCTCCGAACGGCGTTCAGACGACGACGCAACGGGTCGTCACGCTCGATGCTCAGCCGGGGTTTCTGTTTAACAATCAGCAAGTCGGAACGAACGTCACCAACAACACTTCGTCGGTCGGAACGCAGGGATTAACAAACTTCTCTCTCGGTCGAATTAATGGCGATCTGGGGTTTGGCGGGCTGGTTCTCGCCGCGAGTTCCGAATCAGTCAGCATTTTGCTGAGGGCCCTGGCATCCAAACGTAAGGTCCACATCCTGAGCCGACCGCAGATCCGAACGCTCGATAACCAATTGGCCGAAATTCAGGTCGGCCAACAGGTGCCGGTCGTTCGCGGAGTCACCGTCAGTGCTGTCGGGCTCGCCAATCCGGTCGTCAATATTGAAGACGTCGGGATTATCTTGTCGGTCACGCCGCGGATCAGCCCCGACGGCACGATCGTCATGGAGACGATTGCCACGAAGAGCGCGGTCAGCGGAAACGGAATCCCGATCTTCACCGATGTGAATACGGGCAATGTCGTCGAATCACCGATTATTGACATCTCGACGGCCCGCGCGACGGTCAGCGTCGGCAACGGTCAAACCGTCGTGCTCGGCGGAATGATCACAAAACGTGATGAATCGCTCGAACGCAAAGTACCGTGGCTCGGCGACATCCCGATCTTAGGAATTCCTTTTCGGTATGACGGCGTCGATACGCGGCGGACCGAATTGCTGATCTTTCTGACTCCACGCGTGATCCGCGACGAATTCGACTCAGAACTGATTAAACGGGTCGAGTCGGAGCGGGTTCACTTTATTGAACGCGAGGCCGAAGAAATTCATGGCCCGCTCTATGCGGTGCCGCCGGAGGAAAGCGTCTACGACTACTGTCCGCCTGAAGCGGCGGAATTGCCGGGATCGGGAGAATATGCCCCGATTGTCGAGTATCCCGACATTCCCACAACGCGAATTGAATCGCCACTGGCTCCTCAATTTCCGCAGATGATTCCGCAGCGATCACCGACGCGAATTGACGAGTCAACGGTGCCTGCACCGGCGCCGGTACTCTCACCAGAGCCCAGGCTCGTTGAGCCTTCGCCCAATGAATCCACCGTGTTCCCCCATGCAAGCCAAGATGGGGCCGGGAGTGGAGTTGAACCGTTCGCTACAGAGTCAGGAGCAGGTCGCACGACGCTTGACGATTGAGAAGTACGTTGGGCTTCGATGGCAGATCAATTATCGTTTCGATAGAGCGCGAAAAGATGCCGAATCATAAGTTGAACACACGGCCTCAAACGCCCACGCGTGTCGAGCGATTCAACAAGCAGCCGCTCTTAATCGTTGCTGCGCTCTGCGTAATGAGCCTATGCAGTTGTGCCGAGCTCAGTTTCTTAAGACTCTCCAAACAGAAGGTCCCGCACGAAGCCACTGCCGCCGACCCGGCGGTCGAGTGCCTGTGTGTCTGGCAACCTGCCGAGGGAAAAGGAGTGAACGGACTTCCCACCCGGGGATTCGCCGGGCAAATTTTATTCTTCACGCGATCAAATAATACACCGGTATCGGTCAACGGGCAGTCACGGATTTATGTGTTCGATGATGGCGGTACCCCGGACGAACAGGTGAAACCGCTTCATCAATTCGACTTTGAACCTGGTGTTTGGGACGCGCACCTGCACTACGGAATGCTCGGTCCCACTTATAATGTCTTCGTCCCTTATACCCGCGAGGGAGACCGTACGGCGAAGTGCCAGCTTCAAGTCCGATTCACTCCGTCCGATGGCAGCCAGCCATTGTTCTCCGAGAAAGCGACGATCACGTTGCCGAGCAAGCATCTGACAAAAGATGATTGGGAAGGGGCCACTACGCCCAAGCCCGAACTCTCTGGAGAAAACGGAGAAACGGGGGAGATTGCCACCGGAGTTAAGACAGTCTCTCTTCGGGCCGGAAGCGGAACGATCGAACCGGATCTGACACTTTCAGAACAGCCGAACGACCAGAGCACACAGACACTGGCCCATCCCAGAAAAGAGCCGCACACGTCTGCTTCTCCCATTCAACAGACGGGATTTAAGCATGTACCGGCGGCAACCGTCACGCGGCATCCCGCGAAGTCATCAGTGCCAACCGCTCGGCGACGTATGCGAATACCCGCGACAATGGACAACGCGCACGACTTTACTCGCTCGTCTCATTCTTTAGACGACGACTCCGAAAGGCCGGTTCTCCCAACGGTGCGATTGGGACAGAACACCAGCCAGCATCCGCTTTTGCGTACTCAGAATGTAGATCGAAAGTGAGGAGATGATCTACAAACAGCGATGATTGCCGCGCAGCCTGTCATGGTTCTACAATGCAACAAATTGAACCATGTCGAGAATTCCGCACAGTTTGGTAATTCTCTCCTAGCGTGACCGAAGGCAATCAGATTGAACTCCATCGCAATAGCGTCCCTGAGATGCCGACTTGAGCAAAACGCGATTCGATCGATCGCGTTCATTACAATCATAATGCTCTACGCGACGGTCCTGCCTGCCGGGCCGGTTGAAGAATGGGCGGACGAAAATCTGACAGACGTCGTCAAGCTGTATGTCGAACTCCACAAGTCGCCCGAACTCTCCTTCCACGAAGAGCAAACCGCGGCCCGGCTCGCCGATGAATGGCGATCGCTTGGGTTTGAGGTGACCACCGGTATCGGCGGGCACGGCGTCGTCGCTCTGATGAAGAATGGCAGCGGCCCGACTGTGATGCTGCGTTGCGACATGGACGCACTTCCGGTCACGGAGCGAACCGGGCTGCCGTACGCTTCGGAACGGACTCTCAGCCCGGCTGATGAAAGAAGAATGTGACCACAGCATCGCCTGAAAAATCAGACGCCTTTAGTAAAGCGGAGTTTGTTGATACCCGAGGCAACCTCCCGCCATTGTGGTCTCGGAAAGTCATCTTCTTCGCGAACCTGCTCGGCCTGTTCTACGGCAACGAAGCAGAGACTGCCGCGCTGCGTGACGAGGTCGGAGAGATCGACTCTTACGGGGGACGATTAATTCCGATCCTCAATCTCCTGTTCCGCGGCGATGATAACCTGCTGCTATTAGAGCGCGAGGCGAGCGAGGAACACTGTCGGTACCTGCGCGACGACCTCGGGCTTTCGCTTCCCCGGCTGCATGTGATGCCGCACGATCAATACTTGGAGCTGAACCGCCATCTCAAAGAGCAGCACTCCGCTAATATTGCGGCATTGCTCGATGTCACCGGCCGACACAACACCGACTGGATTGACGGCTACGTAACCGATGAAACCCTGACACGTGTGGCGGAGCACTTAAATTGCCGCACGATCAGCACGATGGCCGCCAGCCGCGACGGCAACAATAAATTACTGCTTCATCGTTATCTTAAAGAAGCCGGGTTGCCGACGATTGAAACGTTGGAGGCGAATTCTCGCGACAACGCCATTCAAGCGGCCAAGCAATTGCAGCAGCGCGGGTTCGGGTCCGCGGTAATTCGATCCCAGATCGGAGCCTCCGGCATCGGGACTTTACATGTCCGTCCGCCTTATGATCAGAGTTCGTTTCCGCCTATTCCGGAATATTATTTCTATGAGGGCCCGTGCATGGTTCAGGGCTGGCTCGGGAAGGGGACTATGGATGTCCGGCACGTCCACAGTCCCAGCACGCAGATTTTTCTCGACGAGTCACGAGTTTACGCGTTTGATTTGACAGAACAGATCCTAAGCGACGAGTCGGTCCACCAGGGGAATGAGTCGCCGCCGACCTATCTTGCAAGGTTCCCCGCCCTGCGTGAAGAAATGATGCGACAAGCAGAGTCAGCCGGTGGTTGGCTGCATCAAACCGGCTACCGCGGGACGGCGAGTATCGATTGGCTGGTTGTCGAAAAAGAGGGTCGATCGACACCTGAAGTCTATGTGTGCGAGATCAATGCCCGAGTTACTGGAGCGACCTATCCGTCGCTGTTGGGTCGACACTTCAATCCGAGCGGAGCGTGGTTATTGCAGAACCTTCGACTCGGGGTGCCGGCGACGGCGGAAGACCTGCTTAAGATGTTGGAGCAGCCCGGCCACCTGTATCATCCCGGTAAAAATGCCGGCGTACTCCCACTCAATCTTAATTTCGGGAAGGACAATCTGGTGCATAAGGGCCAGTTTCTCTGCCTCGGCCGCACTGTCGAAGAGTGTCATCAATTTCTCTCCCTGGCAGAACAGGACATGCCGGTCACGTGGAACCGTGATCGTGATTAATCACGAACTCTTCTCGTGAGCAGCCTTGGTTAAGGACAGCTTGAATAAGGACAATATGAGCAGCAGCGACAACGAACTTCGATCCCGATTAACCGCGCTGACACGGGACCTCGTCTTAATTCCCAGTACTGACAGTCGACCGCGAGAGCGGAAGCGATGTTTCGAGTTCCTGCAAAATCACTTGGAGCAAGGCGAGGGAATCCGCACCGACTACTTCGAAAGTCGCGGATACCACTCCATGGTCGTTAGGCCCGACGGTGTCGATGAACCCGACGTGCTCCTTTGCGGACATATCGACGTTATCGAGCACTCCGATCCCGACTGTTATCACTCGAAACTTAACGAGGGGAGAATTTACGGGCCCGGCACGGGAGATATGAAGGGCCAGATCGCGATTCTGGTCGAATTGCACCGCGCCCTGCACACGGCGCACCCGGGGTTATCGTTAGGATTGGCATTAACATCTGATGAGGAGCGGGGAGGCTTCGACGGTATCCGCTACCTCATCGATGAAGTCGGACTGCGGTGCGGCGTCGCCATCATCCCCGATGGCGGATCGCTGAATGATGTGACAACTGAGGAAAAAGGTGTTCTCCATGCCCAAGTGATGCGAAGCGGGCATGAAGCCCATGCGGCGCGCCCTTGGCTGGGTGACAATGCGCTGGAATCGCTGATTCAAAGTCTTTCTCGATTAAGAGACCATTTCGATCAGTATTGGCCTTCGGAATCGATCGAGGAACAGGTCAATCACTGGTTCCCGACCTGTTCGATCACCATCTGCTCGACCGAAAACACAACGCCGAATCGCATCCCGGAAAAAGCGACTGCCGTGCTCGATATTCGCTTCCCACCGCCATATTCGGTAGAGAGCGTCATTTCGCAGGTGAGAGACGTGCTCGGTCCGGAATGTCTGTTGCAGCCGCTCATGACTGCGGAGCCGACACACCTCGACCCCGACCCATTGTTTTGCAAAGCGACGGAAGAAATGACCGGCAATTCTGTGCGGCTCGTCCGCGCTTCGGGAGGAAGTGACGGCCGGTTCTTTCGACAGCAGGGCATTCCCGTCAATCTTTCGCGACCACTGGTTGGCAACCTGCACGCCGTCGATGAATGGATCGAGATCGACTCAATGGTCCGCTACTACCGCGTCTGCGAATCTTATATTCGGCAAAGGCTTGCCATTTCAATTAATGGGATGGGCTGACGGGAAGCATGCTTAGTGCGGGTGACCATCGATTTTTGGCACCGTTGCCTGCAACTGGAAATCTGCAAGTGGCTGTCATTGCAACGGGTTAGGGTACGAGCCAAAACAAAGAGGAGAAGTTGGCCGGTCGATTGATTGCCGGCTATCGTACTTGGCTGGGATTGTTTATTCGAGTAATTCGCGGTAAAGCCCAAATCTGTGCCATCAGACTACGAAAAGAGTGACGAAAATGAAAATGCCAGAGAGTACAATTACAACAATTCCACAATTCCTTTCTGGAATAGCTGACTATCCAAATCTTGCTTGGATTTACCGAGGGCAGGGAGATGCGTCGTGGCCGCTGATTCCGAAAGCGGGACGACCGAAGTATTATTTAAGAGAAACCGGAAAACCTGCGCTCGCTGGGTTACCTCCTCGGGATTTCGGCAGATTCAATCACTGGCGGAACTTGGCAGTTGCTTACACGAAATCAATGCCGGAAAACGATTACGAGTGCTTGGCGTTTGCGCAACACTATGGGCTTGCAACCCGATTATTGGACTGGTCTACCAATCCGCTTGTGGCATTATACTTTGCCGTCGACTCACAGACCGACGCAGACGCGGCCATTTTTTGCTATACGCCGCAATGGCACATTGATACAGCGACGGCTAGCCTTGGAGAACGATTAGATGTTGGACAGATTACGCCACCGCCGATCGACTCTCGCATTCTGGTGCAATCAGGAGTTTTTACATACCATCCGGCGCCGAATGAACCATTGTTACCCGGCGAAATAATTCATGATCTTGGGCTGCTAAGACCAACCCATGGGATCGACCTTGTTCGATTTCTTGTCCCTTCAAAAATAAAGCCAATACTCAAACGTCAATTGTCTGAAATTGGGGTAAATCGCAAAGCAGTTTTCCCAGACCTTGAAGGGCTTTCAGAATTCGTAAACTGGGAAACTTCTAGAGCTGCAAGCACGAAGTCGGAGCCAGATTGAAACTTAAGAGGGTTTCATGCCTGATGACTTCTTCCGCGAGCCTGCGTCGCGCTTTCACCCGTCGATTTCGCTCAGACCCCTCTTGTCGAGCCTGCGCCGAGTTCCGGGAGATTCTTTTCGCGTTCGGTGGATCGGAGGTTGATCTGATCCCGCGTGGGTCAGACCATTCCGCAGAACCGAGGCGACAGCCCGAGCGCGGAGTGAGACCGGCCAGTAGGACAACGCTACCAAGCTACAGCAAGGTCGACAGCCGAAGGGCAAAAATGCGTCCGGCGGGCCCGCGCGTTTCCTAGCGTCGAGGCATCGGTGCGGCTCCGTCGGGGAAGGTTTCTGCGTAAGCTACGGAGAAACGCGATCACTTTGGCTGCCCTGCCGACAGATCCCAAATCAAAGGAGCGCAAAGAAAATACACCCCAGAGGATTCGAACCTCTAACCTTCGGTTCCGTAGACCGATGCTCTATCCAGTTGAGCTAGGGGTGCAGCAACGTATGTCGAACAATAAGTCTTGAGCCGATTCTGTCAAGCGTGGGCAGGGGCGACCGAAAGTTTTGCCGATCTGCGGACGGACACCGAGAACGTCGGCGAAGTTCGATCAAACCGCCCGCCGGGGTAGGAATCGGCGAGAATTCGTTGGATACTAGGGTTCGAAAGACACGAGAGTTCGACGGACACGAGTCGGTCGCAAACGCAAATCGACGGAGACCGCAGGGATGGCGCGGATTGTTACGCTGGTGCTGGCAGGGGGCAAGGGAACCAGGCTGGAGCCGCTGACCCGGGATCGGGCGAAGCCGGCAGTGCCGTTCGGAGGGGCCTATCGGATTATCGATTTCGCCCTCTCCAACTGCATCAACAGTGGGCTGCGGCGCATCCTGGTGATGACGCAATACAAAGCCGCCAGTCTTGACCGGCACCTCAACCTCGGTTGGCGATTTTTGTGCCGGGAACTCGACGAGTACATCGACGTTCTGCCGCCGCAGCAGCGGATCGACGAAAAATGGTACCAGGGTACCGCCGACGCCGTTTATCAGAACATTTACACCATCGAAAGCTGCCGTCCAGATGTCATTCTGATTCTGTCGGGTGATCACATCTACAAGATGGATTACTCGGAAATGATCGAGCAGCACATCGAATCGGGGGCCGAGGCAACGGTCGCGTGCATTCCGGTGCCGCTCGACGAGGGACGCGAATTTGGGGTGATGCAGATCGACGATAGCCGAAGGATCGTCGAATTTGCCGAAAAGCCGGCCGATCCGAGACCGATGCCGGGAGACGATGAGCGGTGTCTCGCCTCGATGGGGATTTACGTTTTCAACGCGCGGACACTCTTCGAAGAGCTGGTTCGCGATGCGACGGAGCCCGGCACTTCGCATGACTTCGGCAAAAACATCATTCCGCGGACGATCGAGACCGGGAGCGTGCGGGCGTTTCCTTTCCAAGACCGCAACACCGGCACGCGGGGTTACTGGCGTGACGTCGGAACACTCGACGCGTTCTATGACGCCCATATGGACTTGGTGAGTGTGTCGCCGGAACTGAATCTCTATGACCAGGAGTGGGAGATCCGAACGTTCCATCCCAATTTTCCGCCGCCGAAATTCGTCTTTGCGCAAACGGCCGGAGAAGAACCGCGTGTCGGCGAGGCCCACGACAGTCTCGTTGCCAGCGGGACGATCATCTCCGGCGGACAGGTTTCGAAATCGGTCATTTCTCAGGACGTCCACATCCATAGCTGGGCAACGGTGGAAGAATCGATCTTGTTTGAAGGTGTCGAGATCGGCCGACATGCCAAGGTCCGGCGAGCCATCATCGACAAGCGTGTAAAGATTCCCGAAGGAGCCGAGATCGGCTTCGATCATGACGAGGACCGTCGCCGCGGCTTTGCGGTTTCTGAAAACGGCGTCACGGTGATCGGCAAGATGGACGGGTTTGAGCTTTAAATAGCTTTTATTGAAGCGTCCGCAACGTGCGATCGAGGCAGTTGTTTTCTGCGCAACGCAGCCGGTCGGTTATGTCCCTTGCTTGCGCTGCGGGCTTGTTTGATTGTTTTTGTTTTTCATTGACACGTTCGTAGGCGCAAAAAAAAGGCCCCGCGGATATACCGCGGGGCCTTTAGACGTGGTCTGCAAGTCACCCGTTGCGACCGGCGGGCCACGCCGTCGCGAGGCTACCGTCGCCGTGGGGGCGTTTAACTGCACCTTGTCCTCCTGACACGACCATCAGCGACGGTACAGGGCAGCCCCTCAAAACTCCTCTAAATCGCAGGAGATGACTTGAATTATTTGCCTCGGCGACCACCTTCAGGTCCGCCCGAGCCCGGTCCGTTGACCCGGTCAACCTTGATGCCGCCACCGTTGGTGAAGATTACGGCACAGTCACATTCGTCCGACCGGTCCTGGAAGCCGAAACCATCGGTGCAGGCGTTGCCGTGCTCGTTGTGGAAGCCTTCAACATGGAAGGACTGACTGACGGCACCGATCGCACTGGCAACATCGGCCAGTTCAAACACGACGGCTTTGGCGACAGCGTTCAGACCGACGACGACAGACAGCACAGCGATGGTCAGTACAAGAACGATTTCGGCACTGAGGATCACACCGGCCTCATCGTTCCACAGGTTGGTCAACAGCGAGTTCGTCAGGTTGAGTTCAGTCTTCATTGTCTTTTGCCCTTACGCCGCATTAAGAAATTGTTCTTGTCCGGTCGGGCCGATCCACTCGACTCCGACAGGACCGCCTCGCGGCTGGCGGTCGAGAGAGGGTAAAAGCAAGGGCGGTGCCAAAGTGTAAAGCGGAACGTTAAAAAAATTGATCGACGTTCACCTCGCCTTACAAAACACTGAAAAACTTAAGTTCGAATAGTTTTCGAAGTGTTAAACTCAACGCTCCAGACCGAGGGTTTGATGTTCCCTTAAGGCATCATGTGGTGTTGCCACGTGGGAAAAAAACAACACCTCGCAGCGGTTTCCCACTGCGAGGTGTCGAGGGTAGTCGTTGTTGCAGGGACAACCCTGCCGTCAGCTTACGGGGTGCCGGTGCCTGCTTCAGGACCACCAGCTCCGGGGCCTTCGCCCGGATCCTGAACCTTCACGCGGGGACCCGGCGTGACGAGGATCGCACAGTCACATTCGTCAGCCTGATCCGAGAAACCGAATCCGACGGTGGCGGCGTTGCCGTGCTCGTTACGGAAGCCCGTAACGAAGTAAGTTTGATCGACGGCACCGATGGCCGAAGCGACATCGAGCAGTTCGTTGTTGACCGACTTGGCGACGGCGTTCAGGCCGACAACCACACCGATGACGGCAATGGTCAGAACGAGGACGAGTTCAGCGCTGATGATAAGACCAGCTTCATCATTCCAGAGAGTACGAAACATTGTCAGAATTCCTCAGTTGTGAGAGAGACCGTGTGAGAGACCAGGATTGCGGACTCTGTTTAATCCAACGCGTCGTCCGCGGACGCATCGGCGAATCGAAATTAACGCGGACGACAAATCGCCCGTGGCGAGACGCCGGCCAAAGCGTCTCTAAACCCTTGCAAGGTCTAGCCGTGTCCGGCGAACCGTGACATGACTTTGTGCTGCGTAAGCAACATGTTTCCGAAAAGCATCAGGCGTGCCGAACCGTTGCCGTACTGCCACATCGACTCGCATTCGGTCGAGGCCGTGGGCGCTTAAAGCAATCTCTTGAATAGGCTTACGGCTTTGTGCTGTGGCTGTTTCCGTTTCGCCACCCGGCGGCGCTGCGACGTTCGTTCGTCAATGCGAGCTAACGGACTGTCAATGCCGGCGTTCATGATCTGAACGGCAGGGCGGAATGAAACGAGAAATGAAGCAAGAAAGCATCGCACGACCTTGATAGGCCGTGCGATGCTTTTCCGATCCTGGTCCGATCGGTCTACGTTCTCAGCTCTCACACTGATGACGTATGCAGTTCAATGGCAGTTGAATTAACGGCCACCGCGAATCGCCCCGGCTTCAGGCCCACCGGAACCTGGGCCGAAGACGCGATCGACTTTCACGGCCGGGAAAGGCGTAATCAGGACGGCACAGTCACATTCGTCAGCCCGATCGGCGAAACCGAAACCCGCCTTGCCGGCGTTCAGGTGCTGATTGAAGAAGCCCGAAACAAAATAGCTTTGATCGACGGCTCCAATTGCTGAGGCGACATCCATCAGCTCGTGGTTGACCGACTTAGCGACGGCGTTCAGGCCGACAACGACGCCGATCACTCCGATCGTTAAGACGAGGACGAGCTCCGCGCTAATGATCAGACCAAGTTCATCGTTCCAGAGATTACGCAACATGACAGTTCACCTTTTCGAGAGACAACCGGGTTGAGAGAGACCGCAATCGGACCTTGCTTCTGCTCCGCCGGCGGCCCGAACCGGCAGGAAGCGTTCATTGCCGCGTTACTTGGGCGGGCTGACGACAAGGCCGGTCACTTTCTGTCGGCTTTGTCGACTGAA contains:
- the glgC gene encoding glucose-1-phosphate adenylyltransferase, whose protein sequence is MARIVTLVLAGGKGTRLEPLTRDRAKPAVPFGGAYRIIDFALSNCINSGLRRILVMTQYKAASLDRHLNLGWRFLCRELDEYIDVLPPQQRIDEKWYQGTADAVYQNIYTIESCRPDVILILSGDHIYKMDYSEMIEQHIESGAEATVACIPVPLDEGREFGVMQIDDSRRIVEFAEKPADPRPMPGDDERCLASMGIYVFNARTLFEELVRDATEPGTSHDFGKNIIPRTIETGSVRAFPFQDRNTGTRGYWRDVGTLDAFYDAHMDLVSVSPELNLYDQEWEIRTFHPNFPPPKFVFAQTAGEEPRVGEAHDSLVASGTIISGGQVSKSVISQDVHIHSWATVEESILFEGVEIGRHAKVRRAIIDKRVKIPEGAEIGFDHDEDRRRGFAVSENGVTVIGKMDGFEL
- a CDS encoding branched-chain amino acid aminotransferase, with protein sequence MKTELNLTNSLLTNLWNDEAGVILSAEIVLVLTIAVLSVVVGLNAVAKAVVFELADVASAIGAVSQSFHVEGFHNEHGNACTDGFGFQDRSDECDCAVIFTNGGGIKVDRVNGPGSGGPEGGRRGK